The genomic region CTGTGCACTCACCCCTCGCCGAAGAGGGTCCTGATCGTCGGAGGGGGCGACGGCGCCACACTTCGCGAGGTGCTGCGCCACGAGTGCGTTGAAAAAGCCACCCTGGTGGACATCGACGAAGAGGTGATCAAGGCATCGAAGGCGCATCTGCCCACCATAAGCGTCGCTTTCAGCAACCCTCGCGCTGATGTGAGGCCGATGGACGCCCTCAAATACGTGGCCTCCTGCCGCGATGAGTTCGACGTCGTCATAGTCGACAGCACCGATCCGGTCGAGTTCGCCGCCGGACTCTTCCGCGCCCCCTTTTACAGGGACGTCTTCGACGCACTGAAGGAGGACGGGATACTAGTGGCGCAGACCGAGTCTCCAATCTCGGACACCCACGTGGTCAAGGGCGCCTACAGCGAGATGTCCACCGTGTTTCCCACGGTGAAGATCTGCTGGAGCCCGATGCCCACATACCCCAGCGGCATGTGGACCTATAC from Synergistaceae bacterium harbors:
- the speE gene encoding polyamine aminopropyltransferase — encoded protein: MEIRQRRANEIWFTEEQTSNMKLSLRLSEVLLSKSTPYQDILLVNTEEYGRMLVLDGAIQITERDEFFYAEMMAHVALCTHPSPKRVLIVGGGDGATLREVLRHECVEKATLVDIDEEVIKASKAHLPTISVAFSNPRADVRPMDALKYVASCRDEFDVVIVDSTDPVEFAAGLFRAPFYRDVFDALKEDGILVAQTESPISDTHVVKGAYSEMSTVFPTVKICWSPMPTYPSGMWTYT